From the genome of Nicotiana sylvestris chromosome 1, ASM39365v2, whole genome shotgun sequence:
TTTGTTTTATAATAGTTCAATGATACCTTAGATAAACAgaatttgtgttttgttttttgtcAAAACTACAACATGTTTTTTTGCTGAATGTTTTGTGTTTGTAACTGGTAAAGTCCAGCTtaaggagctgaagtttttgtgtttgttactggtgaacttcagctctagagctgaagtttttgttttataactgtcgaacttcagccttcttaggtattgaagttttaactgatcTTTTTGATAATGTCCTGATGTTATTTTTTGTAACTTTTACTTTTTTTGAACAGATGGCTCCCAAAGCACCTAAAGATCCTAATGCAGCTAAAGTAGGCAAAGCACCTAGACAACCTATAATACTCCCAGGTCCTTATGTCCCTGCTCCTCCACCTACAAGACCATGACAAAGATATTTTGAGTTTGGAGATTGGTTTAACTGTAAGGGTTACTGGAAGGCGAACCATGATTGAAGAAATTAATTGCAACTTTCTTGACTCCTACACAACGGGATAAGCTTACTAATGGTGCATTTCAATACATTATGGCTATGGAGAATTTTCAATGCAGCATGAAGTTGGTTCATTGCCTGTATCTTTCTCGAATATTCACCAATGATCGAGACTCCattagtttcaagatttttggTCATGATGTTTCTTTCACCCTTGAAGACTTTCACATTATGTGCGGTTTGCAGATCACAACACATAATATTGAAAAACCAATTAATCGAGAGAGCAATATTCTGAAGCGGTATTTTGGTAAGTCCAGGGGTGTGACTTTGAAGGATATTCGAAGTTTTATGACTCGCAACGAAATTCCAAAGAATGATGTGAATCACGTACATGTATGCGAGAGTGATGATGATGCTGTTAAGCTTATGGAAATTCTTGTTGTAGAGTCTATTTTGTTTGGGAAAAATACGGAGTCATGTATGATGGAGGAGTATGCATCTATTGTTGAAGATGATAAGGTTTGTGCTGAATATCCTTGGGGTAATATGGCTTATGAGAAACTCATTTATTCACTGAAACATGCATTGGACAAGCAGAACAAATTACATTCAACTGAGTATAAACTTGGTGGATTTCCATATCCGTTATGTGCTTGGTTCTATGAGCGCTTCCCAGATGTTCGGGAGAGGTATATAAGAGAGGATGAATACCTTGATACCCCTCAGGTTCCCAGGATGTTACGTTATGTATGTGTGGGAGAGCCTAAATTTGCTGAACTTTATTATATGTTCAGTACTCATGAAGTAAGTTACTTTTTTTTGTCTTTGTGTTAATATGTTGATGTATTAGTTTTTTTCTCCTCATTATATACTTTTTTGTATTAAACAGAGATATCGCGACTTTAGGGTATTGGATATAATTCCTACAGAAGAGGAATTGAATTCAATGCCTTTAATTCGTTCAAAGGTAGTTAATGCAGTTCCTTCAACTGGTGAATCACCACGTACTctgagtcgatcaaaagaagcgAATCGAATTCCTGTCATTGGTGAATCACCACGTAGTCGGAGTCGATCAAAAGAACAAAATCGAATTCCTTTTATTGGCGAATCATCTCGTACCCAGAGTCGTTCTACCCGTTCTACATCTGACTTTGATGACAATGAATTACTTGAGACAATATGTTCTGTAAGTTTTGATCTGaagttttttggttttgtttttgtaaaagtaCAACATGTTTTTGAGCTGAAGTTTTCTTCTATATATGAATTTTTGTTGTTTATCTCTTCTAGAGGTTAACGACGGAGGTTCAAAGGCatgcagaaaaagaaagaagcacgATCGTGAACGAagttttcgataagtttaaaaaggATGAGCGATCTGCTATTGTTGATGTGGTTTTTGTAAAAGTGAAGCTAAGCTAATTTATAGAGAAGTCTTTTTATTTCTGTTGATGTTATTCAGATTAATCATTGTTAGTAATTTTTTTTCTAGGAATATTTCGATGAGAAGTTTGAACAGTTGCTTAAGATTGtcaacaaatcaaatgaaatggacgatggcaattttgatttgagtaaccatcgAGAATATGATAGGGTGATTGTCTGTTACGAACCTCCATCGGATATTAATGCATCAGATAAAGTCGCAGATGTAAATGCTACACGTGAGGAAACGTCTTTTGAAGGCGATCAACATGTTCAGAAACAAGTTGAAGAGGAACGTTCCAGTGCTGATATATTGAGCAGAGATGTAAATGATGAAGAACAGTTAGCAACTAAGAATGTTGGAAGCAAGCAATGTGCAGATAATCAAGTTGAAGAACATGATGCTCATGATCCATCGCGTAAAGTCGCAGATGATAATGCTACACGTAAGGAAGCGGCTGGTGAATGCGATGAACATGTTCAACAACAAGGTGCATATGATCAAGTTATTGGTACTGAAAAACATGCATCGAGTTATTCTTTGGAAAGTGATATTGGACAGGGCAATTTGTTTGATGGAGCACTAGCTATTTGCAAGGAAATTTTAGGTGGTGATACGCAGGAAATTATTACTACAGGTATAAAGTGTGAAGTTTGTAATAGTTCATAAAAATATATAACAAAAAACacaaaacatgaaacaaaacttcaGTTGAAGATTTTTTTTGTAgttgtcgaacttcagctctagagctgaaatttttgtttttgtaactgtcgaacttcagccttcttagagaTTAAAGTTTTAACTGATCTTTTTGATAATGTCCTGCAGTGAAATATTCCCTTCATGTATAAATTTTTACtatgttatatatatagaaaaactagttgatctattccccctctttatgaatatgcagtggaAGTTGAAACTAGTTGTGCTTCAATTGACACAACTCAAAAAGTCTCTGATGATGCTATAGGtagagttgagaaaaaccttcCAGATAATACTCCAATGCTCCTCGACGTTGGTGCACAATTGAATGAAGCTGGAATTGCTGATACCGAGAAAGGCATGCAGCCTGGGGAAACCACAGCGGAAGACAAACGTCAAGGTATTCTATAGATCATGAATTTATTACATTTGATCGAAGTATATTTTTTACAGTTTGAAACTTtacatattttattttctttgttgtgtttttgaatgatttttcagGAAGACTCGAGGCAGCTCAAAAAGAATTTGGTGAGCTTATGCAACTATATCAAAAAGGAGAAATATATTTATTCACACATGTTGGCTCACAGACAGGTGTGAAGtgtgttggtattattttataaaatttagttagtattatttatatttttttttattttttttgcatgAAGATACAGGCATATCTGAAGGTAAAGGAAATGGATCTGTTGGAATACAAACACCATCTGTGTCTCAACACTTAGACCAGGtagttattttctgcaattcgatTACAAGTTGTTTTGTTTGCCTAATGTGTGTTTTGTATCAgtttatttatgtttatattttcctTGGTTTTGCAGATATCATCTGATGCATCGCAACTTCTTCCAAATCCTAAGAGAAGGAAGATTTCCAGTTCTCCTATGTGTGACACCAGTGATATCCCCaacttcaatttatgttcattttcAATTGGTAGTACACAAGAGACTGATTCAGAAGGTAATTCTGATGCTGTTGTTGTTCGGGAAGAGAGACAAGAACGTCATGAACAGCAGGGAGTTAGTCAAGTATCTGCCACTATGGCTGTGGTTTCTCCCCCTGCTGGTGAACAACAACAGTTAGTTGTGATGGAGTAGCAGGAAGAGCAAGCAAAAGGAAAACcaacaaaaaaaaagggaaaaggatttgtatggagagtatttggttgagatctcCTTACGTAGTTCATAAACGAAAGGAAAAGGGGCAAGATTGGAAAGTCGGAAAGAATATACGAAGGTGTTCCTTCTATTATGTTAATCAAGATAGTGGATTGATGCAAAGATTTACAGAGTGGTTGGAGGTGGATGCCAGTGAATATGATTCCAATCCATTCAGATTAGCTGGAATTGATATTCGAAAATCATTCTTTACCGAGCTTATGGATCCTAACTCTGATCTTGCGGATGAAGTAAGTTATTAAATTTGgtttttgaattggttttcaactgtatttcccaaaactttagcttatttttTATAGTAAAGTTTTTGTACTGTAATTTGGAAAACTTCAACTTTATTCATGCTaaaatgctgaagtttttagCTTATTTGCTAACACTTAAGCCTAATcgtgctgaagtttttgacatGCATTCTCTAGtttttttcaaaacttttaaATCAagcatgctgaagttttttagattATTTTCTAACACTTCCAACTgaatatgcttaagtttttgtcatgCTGTTTGTAGTTTTTTCACATGTTATCATTTGTTGTTGTTCATTTGCAACATATGGATGTGGGAATATATTACTTGCGCAAAAATATTGCTATCTCCTTCCAGCTTATCCAAAATCAAGATTTGCAGTAACTGATTTAATTTTTGATCAGTATATGACTAAGCTGGCTGGTATTCATCCTTCAGAAGAACAGATGGATAAAATTAGAAAAAGGAAGCAAAAGAGAATGGAGGATCaaaaaaagagcaaatcaaagagaaagaggaTATCCAAACAACAagctcaagaagaagaagaagaagaagcggttATTCAGCCACTTATGAACTTTAGTTGGTTTGAGGAAGAATCAACGAATGAAAAGATGGCCAACTACGTAAAAGGCCTCGACCTTTCCTGTGGTATCTCATGGGCATCTGCCAGAAAAGTATTctttccatttcgacttaagccaaTGACGGGCCAGAGATCCATGCACTACTTTTTTGGAATTCTGGACTTTAAAGATAAAtttatatatgtgtataattCCATGGGCAGTGTAACATATGAGCGTACTGTTGAACATGTCAGAAATTATGCCTGCTTGATCCCACACTGTCTCAAATGCTTGGAATTTGGGGCACACAATAAATTTTATGGGGATAGTCCTGTGGAAAAATTTCAAATTAAGTGGATGAGCTCACCGCAACAAACTAACAAGTACGTGTTTCGCATATGTTTTATCATGcatcttatgtttattattttttgcccttgtgttaactattttttcatgttttttttagtGTTGATTGTGGTGTATTTGCTCTTAAGTTAATTGATATGCGGTTGAATAAAGAAGATGTCTTCAATTTCGATCAAAGCCAGTCATTGACCTTCAGGAGAGAATTGGCTACCAATCTTTGGGCTCATGGAAAGTGAAAAAAAGATAGCGGCTATGAAACTTCAGAAGAACAACAAGGACATGATTATGGAGATTTCGAAGAGATTGTGTGAATTTTTTGATTAGAGGATTGGTTGCACATAATTTGtattttgtgaatatacattaagtatttttttatttcacttttgttcATACAAATATgtttctatcttttattatgaattttaagtacatttttattgaaaaaacttaagcatgaagtaaatgacttctgctttttaagctgaagttttggttaaaagtcataacaaaagtATCGACTGAAGGACAAAAACTTCCGCTTATCAAATGTTGAtgtttttagaaatacactaaaaaaCCTCAGCACGTTGAGCTGAAGTTTCTTTGAAAAAGTTGTACGAAAAAAATATTGAATccaacaaaaaaacttcagcttatcaagagccgaagtttttagaaatacactaaatAACTTCAGTAGAATGTGCTGAAGTGTTTTGAAAAAGAtgtacgacaaaaactattgaatccaatacaaaaacttcagctttatcaagggttgaagtttttagaaatacactaaaattcttcagcacattgggctatattttttgcattttctagcTACTTTTTGTCATTTATCACCTATACCACCTACTTTTTGTGaccttattttttactatttttttattgcATTTACCAACTACTAGCATTTACCTCTTACTTGTTTGCCAACTACTTATCTTGTTACATTCAATTTCTCTGAACAAAAAACAGTTAACAATATCTTcaacatttatagatattaaattgattaggtgcaCTCTTTGACTATATTAAtaatctcttcacttgaaaattttcATTGTCATCCATAGACTTatatcatatttctttaaatttatattcaaaggaaaacaaaaaaatattggCAGAGACATGCTTATTTGGTGTAGCAGAGAGTTCATGGGAAGCAAAGATAATGAAGGAAAAGTCTAAATACTTCATATGTGAAGGAGAATAGCCAGATCAAACACTCGAGCTTCTGGACAATTTtctatttttactagttgataaaTCTAACTTTTAGTAAAATTGTCCTGGGGCTCGAGTATTTGATGTGGCCACTCTCCGTCACATATGAAGTTTTTTGAACTTCTCCTTCATTATCTTTGCTTCCCACGAATTTCCAGCTGCACACCAGTAAGCATGTCTTTGCCaacattttcttgtttttttttcttatgaaaGAAGACGGGAGTTGCTAAAAAAATCATAGTACTAAACTTTGTCAATCTGTGTGTGACAGAAAACGCTTTGGTGGAATTAAATTTGGGGTGTCTGTCTTATAGATCATGGTGTTGTAGCGAATTTGCATGAACGGCTTTTCACACTTAGTGAGCCCTCACAGATGCACATATGTGGAAAATGCAATAATATGCCAAATGTAATTCAGAGGTCCGTACAAGTTGGTAAAGAAAGGTGCTCGTATTGCCGCTTTTGTGAATCAGTTGAAGACATAGTGAAGGTTCATGAAATTTTGTAAAGAAACCCAATAAGAGCAACTAGGACATGTCTATGGCGAATATGAAGACACTCTGTCAATTTTTTGAATAgagaataacttgtaaacaaaaaattaatttttttttcaaggaTGTAAGCGAAAACAAAATTGGATTGTGTGAATATACATTATTTTGTGTGATTTATGTGATGtgttttaaatttttgttctaTTCGCATTAATTAGTTTTTTAGTATACTTGGATTGATTCAAATATGCTAAACTTCAGTATGAAGTAAATAACTTCTGctttttaagctgaagttttggttaaaagtcataacaaaagtgtcaaatgtaggacaaaaacttaagctttttctgcgtaagttatttgaaaaagctttacaaCAAAAAATATCGAGTCCAGGATAAAAACTTTTAGCTTATCAAGTGCTGAAggttttagaaatgaactaaataacttcaacacaTGTAGCTGAAgttatttgaaaaagctttacaaCAAAAACTATCGAGTCCAGGAGAAAAACTTCAGCTCATCAAGTGCTGAAGTTGTCAGAAATGAACTAACTAACTTTAGCTCCATTAGccgaagtttttgaaaaagcattTAGAACAAAACTATTGAATGCACGatgaaaaacttcagcttattatgtgctgaagttttataaatgaactaaattacttcagcacattgggctgaagtttttgaaaaagcttatgacaaaaacttcagcatgttttggtatttttttaagttgatacttatcttttttgcatttactatctactttttgtcttttgtcacctacttcatctttcatttaaatttatttcaccatatagtaaatgatccgaaaagttatttttcaggctgaagttatttttttattatagaaAAACTGTGTGCTTATTAGGGCTGAAGTtacatttctttttgcatttaccaCATACTTGTTTTACCACCTACCTATCTTGtttcattcaatttctctgaacGTAAAACAGTAAAAACACCTGAAAAGTTATttttacatttatagatattaaattgattaggtgaactctttgtctatattaacaatctcttcacttgaaaatttcatagtcattcataaacttccatcatatttctttaaatttatattcatcCTTAGTGTTTTAgcttttgttaaagaaagaaTGTCTGGTGGAAGCGGAAGTAGGAAGCCTAATTTTGATGAAATCATGCATAAGTGGGAGACTTTGAAGTGTGAGTGGTACAATAACAAACCGATGACTAATCTTATGCTTTTGTGGGATCAAATAAAGGCCGATTGGGAGAGAATCAGGCCACAGTTCTTTGCCAATGAATCATTCCAGAACAGGCTTAACCTGGAACGTAGTTGTGGaggttattcaacctcgttcgacaaGGTTGTGCAGCAGTTTGATAGTTTTCAGTTCCCCAGCTGGAACGACTATTCCAAGCTGCAAAACAACCTGAAGACTCTTCTTTGTCTTATGGACAGAGTAATCGTCGAACAAAGTCAGTTGCGTGATGAATTcgacaagttgaagattgatatCCTTGGATTCAGTGGTCTTTTGCCCGACTATCCTATAGTTATCTGTGatactgatgatgatgatgagatatttagagaaattgaggagtactgtgatgatgatgatggtggtggtgatgattgttagtgtttgtaatccttttttatgttttaatgctgtgtttttttgtttacttcagcccagagagctgaagtttttaagttCATTTTGTATAACTTCAGCCCTGAGAGCCGATGTTTTTGTTTGTAGTGTGTGTGTGGTTCTCATCTCTTTTTGTATTAATGTAATtctcatcctctttcttcttagcTTTCTAATGCattatctttgttatttgttGGTATTTGCTTTATACTTCTTAGTTGGTTTTTATGTTTAGTTTTTGtaattcttttttatgtttttatgctgtacttttttgtttacttcagcaTATTCATGCTGAAGTTATTAAGTTCATTTTCTATAACTTCAGCTTATCGATGCTGAAGATTTTGTTTGTACATGCTGTGTTGTAcgcgtatgtgtgtgtgtgtgagtgtgcgtgtgtgtgtgtgagtgtgttaAGGATATGTATTTCACATACTGTAACCTGAAGTTTTTTCTCGCAGAAGTCATTGCATACTTTTTTAAAATGCAACCAAACCTGTAACAAAAATGAGTGATTTGTATTTTAGCAGTATATAAATTAGTCCAAgagcttcttttttttattcctatGAAAAAAATCACATTTCAAATATGTCATACAATAATAAAAGTCTAAATTCAGACCAAGGATTATTGAAGGTTGGAGTATTTTTCAGTGTGTTTCTTTGAATATGGATGAGGTGCTGGAGAAGACAAACAAGTTGTTCTGTTATGCCCAACTTGTTTACATCGACTGCATTTGGTAGACTTGAATGGTACTGATTCAGTCACAAGTATAtgcctcttcttttgtcttcttccttgtaaaatctctacattgggaggttttgtaatcTCAGATTGTACATTTTGTGGTATATCCCATGATTTTTGATCTCCCACGATATTCACATGTCCTTCATATGTTTTCAACCATGTTTCCTTTGAATACCAATTTGAGCAGCAATCAGATTTCTGCAGATATCTCTTATTAATAACAACAATTGCATGTGGACAGGGCagttcatcaagttggaattccAGGCAGTCACAAGTTCTCTTTTTTAAGTCCACAATGAATTCGATTCCTTCACTATTTATTCTGAACGACATTGAATCAAGGTTGAACacctaacaaggaataaaaaattaggacaaactatattagtgtattgttgcttcaaaaagaaaaaagtatgaaattttttaaatgtaagcagtaaatcactgcaacagatataaaaagctgaagttaataaatatactCACAAATATTTTACAAGCCAAGTCCATCTTCTTAGTCATCTCTTCTTCTGCCCATATTGATACTCTGTGAAAAGTTTCATTTGCCTTTTTTTCGTTCGTAAAACCACTCTCGTAACTTTTCTTTGATGAAATCTAACATTCTTAAAATAGGCATTTCTCTCCTTTTTAGTAAAACGGAATTCATTGATTCTACCATATTTGTTGTTAGCATATCATAATGTCGCCGTGGGAACCACGATCGAGCCCATCTCTCTGGAGGCTCTTCCATTATGTAATTGTATGTTTTCTTGTCAATACTTTTGAGTTGGGACATTAACTGATTAAAATCTTCACGTTTGTATGACCTTGCAgcactttgaaaaagatttattaccgtggcttttgcatgtctttgctttaaatttttctcaaagTGATAGAGGCAGATACCATGGTGAGCTTCAGTAAAAACTTTTCTAATCCCATTTGCAATCGATTGGTTTCTATCTGACAAGAAAATCAATTCATGAtggacttgaattgcttttctcatTTCCCCGAAGAACCAAATGTATGCCTCATTGTTTTCTGATTCTGCTACACCAAAACATAGAGGAAAGATTTGATTGTTTGCATCCTTTGATACAACAACAAATAGAACACCACGATATTTGGACTTTAAAAACGTTGCATCTACTGCAATAACGGGTCTACAGTAGGACCAACCAGCTAGTGATGCCGTAGGAGCAAAGAACATGTAAGCAAATATGTACAGtaaaacacaaaaaaataaatcattaggtgtgaagtttttcaaataggAACATTTGAAACTTCGGGCTGATGGTTACCTATTCTGCACATCTCTTTTTATGCTTGTGTACATTCCTGGGTTTTTGCACACCATCATGTGTAGGTATGAAGGAAGAATCTGGTAGTTCTCTTCAGATGACCCCCTTATGCAAGCAACAACTTTTTGAATAGCACGCCATGCCTTGTGATAACCAATGTcaattccaaatttctttttcatttcattttctacaaaggctggtgtaacctctatctttttgtctcgaacatgttctataatttgttcacttataaaatttgatgTAGCATTCTTCTAATATGATTTTCTTGCATCAACCGAACATTCATGGATGTTATGATATTTTATCACCCTGAATAGTGTGGAATTTTTTATTTTGGTAGCACGTACATTCCAATCACATTTGTCCACGATGCATTTCAGCTCGTATCTCTTTGAACATGATCTAACAGTAGTGAATTCAACTTTCTGATTTATCTCCAAGCTACAGAAAAATTtagtcatgttttgtttgttctcaaaaattgatccAACTCTTACTTCCTCAGGCAACGCATCATGCCCAAGTATTTTACATGGTGGAGATTCTTTCAGCTTTCTCCTCACCCTTTTTCTTGATTTCTGAGAAGCACAAGAACTTTCAGCAATTTCTTCAATTCTATCTGATGTTATCGGTATATTCTCCATGTTTACGTCATCTTCATTGTTGCTTATCATTGCAGAAGGTAACAAAAAGGTTTGTTGGATTGTGTGTTGGTTGTCAATTTGCATTATTagttgtccttcttcttcttggtcaTCGACAAACTGGTTTGAATTTATTGGAGGATGGGGTAATTGTTGCAACATTATATATTCTGAAGCAGCTGTAATGTTAGAAGGTTGTAGTTCATTGTCTACTTCCATTATTGGATGTCATACTTCATGTTATAAAGGTTCTGAATATATCACATATGCAAGAGATTGTTTGAATGCTGCAGATTCTGAAGGTTGTATTTTTTCGATGATGAAATGATAATTCTTGTAGAGTGAATCAGTTGTAAGCAAATGTATACATGTACTGAGTTCTTCATCTGAAGTTACAAGCATTCTTTTGCTtgtatttagtttgatatcaaaccatacttttagtgcatatctggttgaatcaatatttgcaacttcaCTAATTTTCTTCAGGAAAGTATTGAATGATATGTGCTCATTAAGTAGAACAAGTTTTGTATCATGATCCAAgtatttgaaatcaggagtccaactcccattgaaagttataacaacgcaaatcgaactcatcctgcagattcatgtttagtggcaagtattaggaaag
Proteins encoded in this window:
- the LOC138877753 gene encoding uncharacterized protein; the protein is MEVDNELQPSNITAASEYIMLQQLPHPPINSNQFVDDQEEEGQLIMQIDNQHTIQQTFLLPSAMISNNEDDVNMENIPITSDRIEEIAESSCASQKSRKRVRRKLKESPPCKILGHDALPEEVRVGSIFENKQNMTKFFCSLEINQKVEFTTVRSCSKRYELKCIVDKCDWNKNATSNFISEQIIEHVRDKKIEVTPAFVENEMKKKFGIDIGYHKAWRAIQKVVACIRGSSEENYQILPSYLHMMVCKNPGMYTSIKRDVQNRPVIAVDATFLKSKYRGVLFVVVSKDANNQIFPLCFGVAESENNEAYIWFFGEMRKAIQVHHELIFLSDRNQSIANGIRKVFTEAHHGICLYHFEKNLKQRHAKATVINLFQSAARSYKREDFNQLMSQLKSIDKKTYNYIMEEPPERWARSWFPRRHYDMLTTNMVFNLDSMSFRINSEGIEFIVDLKKRTCDCLEFQLDELPCPHAIVVINKRYLQKSDCCSNWYSKETWLKTYEGHVNIVGDQKSWDIPQNVQSEITKPPNVEILQGRRQKKRHILVTESVPFKSTKCSRCKQVGHNRTTCLSSPAPHPYSKKHTEKYSNLQ